The proteins below are encoded in one region of Lactuca sativa cultivar Salinas chromosome 3, Lsat_Salinas_v11, whole genome shotgun sequence:
- the LOC128132691 gene encoding putative disease resistance protein At3g14460 → MAEIVLSAFLTVVFEKLASEALKKIVRSKGIESELKKLKKTLDQIQDLLNDASQKEVTNEAVKRWLNDLQHLAYDIDDLLDDLATEAIHRELTEEGGASTSVVRKLIPSCCTSFSQSNRMHAKLDDIATRLQELVEAKNNLGLSVITYEKPKIERYEASLVDESGIVGREDDKKKLLEKLLGDKDESGSQNFSIVPIVGMGGVGKTTLARLLYDEKKVKDHFELRAWVCVSDEFSVPNISRVIYQSVTGENKEFADLNLLQEALKKKLQNKLFLIVLDDIWSESYGDWEKLVGPFHAGTSGSRIIMTTRKEQLLKQLGFSHEDPLHSIDSLQRLSQEDALSLFSQHAFGVPNFDSHPTLRPYGEQFVKKCGGLPLALRILGRLLRTKTDEEEWKSLLDSEIWSLGNEDKIVPVLRLSYNDLSATLKLLFAYCSLFPKDYVFDKEELVLLWMAEGFLQHSAARNSMQQWGQKCFEELLSRSFFQHAPHDKSLFVMHDLLNDMATYVAGDFFSRLDIEIKQEFGKEPLKKQRHMSFVCEDYVVYKRFKPLKGAKSLRTFLALSVGVVGSWITFYLSNKVLNDLLQELPLLRVLSLTHLTISEVPEVVGSMKHLRYLNLSWTSITHLPENVCNLYNLQTLILSSCYKLIKLPESFSKLKDLQHFDMMGSFMLKTMPLGIGELKSLHTLSSDIGLKLTELKNLQNLHGKVCIDGLGNVENSADAREANFSRKRFSELVLDWGDEFNVLRTKSLEKEILNELMPYNGTLEKLRISLYRGVEFPNWVGDPSYRRLTIVSIESCEESTSLPMLGQLPSLKELFIGGMSKVKVVGMEFLGTDLAFPSLEILEFDSMSGWEEWSTKSGAFPCLQELCIEDCPNLVRVSLEALPSLRVLKLRKCGHGVLKSLVDIALSITKLEIDDISGLTDEVWRGMIGCLGAVEEIKISECNEIRYLWESEAEASKLLMNLKMLELRKCENLVSLGEKDKEDNCGSSLTSFSWLGVWNCNSLEHCSCPDSMETLDIWDCDSITSVSFPTGGGQKLKSLVIWDCKKLSEKELGGKEKTRFLIKSKMQMLEFVFIANWPNLKSISELSCFIHLNRLCISECPGMESFPDHELPNLTSLTELTIKKCTSMDASFPRGLWPPKLCRLEIGELKKPISEWGPQNFPTSLSHLTLYGGPYDDVKNFAQLSHLLPSSLTSLGIDRFEKLDSVSTGLQHLTSLQHLFICNCPKTVDLPEKLLSSLLVLRIVKCPNLKEKSCKGGSYWPLISLIPYLDIDE, encoded by the coding sequence ATGGCTGAAATCgttctttctgccttcttgacaGTGGTCTTTGAAAAACTGGCATCTGAAGCCTTGAAGAAGATTGTTCGCTCCAAAGGAATTGAATCTGAGCTCAAGAAACTGAAGAAGACATTAGACCAAATCCAAGATCTGCTTAACGACGCTTCCCAGAAGGAAGTAACTAATGAAGCCGTTAAAAGATGGCTGAATGATCTCCAACATTTGGCTTATGACATAGACGACCTACTTGATGATCTTGCAACAGAAGCTATTCATCGTGAGTTGACCGAGGAGGGTGGAGCCTCCACCAGTGTGGTAAGAAAACTAATCCCAAGTTGTTGCACAAGTTTCTCACAAAGTAATAGGATGCATGCCAAGTTAGATGATATTGCCACCAGGTTACAAGAACTGGTAGAGGCAAAAAATAATCTTGGTTTAAGTGTGATAACATATGAAAAGCCAAAAATTGAAAGGTATGAGGCGTCTTTGGTAGATGAAAGCGGTATTGTCGGACGTGAAGATGATAAGAAAAAATTGCTGGAGAAGCTGTTGGGGGATAAAGATGAATCAGGGAGTCAAAACTTCAGCATCGTGCCCATAGTTGGTATGGGTGGAGTTGGCAAAACAACTCTAGCTAGACTCTTGTATGATGAAAAGAAAGTGAAGGATCACTTCGAACTCAGGGCCTGGGTTTGTGTTTCTGATGAGTTCAGTGTTCCCAATATAAGCAGAGTTATCTATCAATCTGTGACTGGGGAAAACAAGGAATTTGCAGATTTAAATCTGCTTCAAGAAGCTCTTAAAAAGAAACTTCAGAACAAACTATTTTTAATAGTTTTAGATGATATATGGTCTGAAAGCTATGGTGATTGGGAGAAATTAGTGGGCCCATTTCATGCTGGGACTTCTGGAAGTAGAATAATCATGACTACTCGGAAGGAGCAATTACTCAAACAGCTGGGTTTTTCTCATGAAGACCCTCTGCATAGCATAGACTCCCTGCAACGTCTATCACAAGAAGATGCTTTGTCTTTGTTTTCTCAACACGCATTTGGTGTACCTAACTTTGATTCACATCCAACACTAAGGCCATATGGGGAACAGTTTGTGAAAAAATGTGGGGGATTGCCTTTGGCTTTAAGAATACTTGGAAGGTTATTAAGGACAAAAACAGATGAGGAAGAATGGAAATCTCTGTTGGATAGTGAGATATGGAGTTTAGGAAATGAAGATAAGATTGTTCCTGTTCTTAGACTAAGCTACAATGATCTTTCTGCCACTTTGAAGTTGTTGTTTGCATACTGCTCTTTGTTCCCCAAGGACTATGTGTTTGACAAAGAGGAGTTGGTTCTGCTGTGGATGGCGGAAGGGTTTTTGCAACACTCTGCTGCAAGAAATTCAATGCAGCAGTGGGGTCAGAAATGTTTTGAAGAGTTGCTGTCAAGGTCATTTTTTCAACATGCTCCTCATGACAAATCGTTGTTTGTGATGCATGACCTCCTGAATGACATGGCCACATATGTTGCTGGAGACTTTTTTTCAAGGTTAGACATTGAGATAAAACAGGAATTTGGGAAGGAACCTTTGAAAAAGCAACGACATATGTCATTTGTTTGTGAGGATTATGTGGTTTACAAAAGGTTTAAGCCATTAAAAGGAGCTAAAAGTTTGAGAACATTTTTAGCATTGTCTGTTGGGGTGGTAGGAAGTTGGATAacattttatttatcaaataaggtccTGAATGACTTACTTCAGGAGTTACCATTGTTAAGGGTCCTAAGTTTGACTCATCTTACAATAAGTGAGGTACCAGAAGTGGTGGGTAGTATGAAGCACTTGCGGTATCTTAATCTATCTTGGACTTCAATTACCCATTTACCGGAAAATGTCTGCAATCTTTATAATTTACAGACGTTGATTCTTTCTAGCTGTTATAAATTGATTAAGTTGCCCGAGAGCTTCTCAAAGCTTAAAGATTTGCAGCATTTTGACATGATGGGTAGTTTCATGTTGAAGACGATGCCCTTAGGGATTGGTGAGTTGAAAAGTCTTCACACTCTCTCCAGTGATATTGGCTTAAAATTAACCGAGCTTAAGAACTTGCAAAATCTCCATGGGAAAGTTTGTATTGATGGGCTGGGAAATGTGGAAAATTCAGCGGACGCACGTGAGGCGAACTTCTCTCGAAAAAGGTTTAGTGAGTTAGTGTTGGATTGGGGTGATGAGTTTAATGTCCTTCGAACAAAATCACTTGAAAAAGAGATCCTCAATGAGCTGATGCCTTATAATGGTACTCTAGAAAAACTCAGAATTTCTTTATATAGAGGTGTAGAGTTTCCAAATTGGGTTGGGGATCCATCCTATCGTCGGTTGACTATAGTGTCGATAGAAAGCTGTGAAGAATCAACCTCTCTACCAATGCTTGGGCAACTACCATCACTGAAGGAGCTGTTTATTGGTGGGATGAGTAAGGTGAAGGTTGTAGGTATGGAGTTTCTTGGGACCGATCTTGCATTTCCTTCACTTGAAATCCTAGAGTTTGATAGTATGTCAGGGTGGGAGGAATGGTCAACAAAGAGTGGGGCGTTTCCTTGCCTTCAAGAGCTTTGTATTGAAGATTGTCCTAATCTGGTCCGGGTCTCCCTTGAAGCACTACCTTCACTAAGGGTTCTGAAACTAAGAAAATGTGGTCATGGTGTATTGAAAAGCCTGGTTGATATAGCTTTGTCAATCACCAAGTTGGAAATAGATGATATTTCAGGGCTTACTGACGAGGTGTGGAGAGGTATGATTGGGTGTCTAGGGGCAGTTGAAGAAATAAAAATCAGCGAATGTAATGAAATAAGATACTTGTGGGAATCAGAAGCAGAGGCAAGTAAGCTTCTTATGAATTTAAAGATGTTGGAGTTaagaaaatgtgaaaatttgGTGAGTTTAGGGGAGAAAGATAAGGAGGATAATTGTGGGAGCAGCCTAACATCTTTTAGTTGGTTGGGAGTATGGAATTGTAACAGCTTGGAGCATTGCAGTTGTCCTGATAGCATGGAGACTTTGGATATTTGGGATTGTGATTCAATTACATCCGTCTCCTTCCCAACAGGAGGAGGGCAGAAGCTCAAGTCACTTGTCATTTGGGATTGCAAGAAACTATCGGAAAAGGAGTTGGGAGGAAAAGAGAAGACAAGGTTTCTTATAAAATCAAAAATGCAGATGCTTGAATTTGTATTTATAGCTAATTGGCCAAATCTGAAATCCAtcagtgaattgagttgcttcaTTCACCTGAACAGATTATGTATATCAGAGTGTCCAGGTATGGAGTCATTTCCTGACCATGAGTTGCCGAATCTCACCTCGTTAACAGAACTAACAATTAAAAAGTGTACAAGTATGGATGCATCCTTTCCTCGTGGGCTTTGGCCTCCGAAATTGTGTCGGCTTGAAATAGGAGAGTTGAAGAAGCCCATCTCAGAGTGGGGCCCACAGAATTTCCCAACCTCACTTTCTCACTTAACATTGTATGGCGGACCATATGATGATGTGAAAAACTTTGCGCAGTTGTCCCATCTTTTACCTTCATCTCTTACTTCTCTTGGCATAGATCGATTTGAGAAACTGGATTCGGTTTCAACGGGACTCCAACACCTCACCTCCCTCCAACATCTCTTCATTTGCAACTGCCCAAAGACGGTGGATCTACCAGAAAAGTTGTTGTCTTCACTTCTGGTTTTGAGAATAGTAAAATGCCCAAATTTGAAAGAAAAGAGTTGCAAAGGAGGCTCCTATTGGCCCCTCATCTCCCTTATCCCCTACTTGGACATAGACGAGTAA
- the LOC128132690 gene encoding putative disease resistance protein At3g14460 encodes MAEIVLSAFLTVVFEKLASEALKKIVRSKGIESELKKLKKTLDQIQDLLNDASQKEVTNEAVKRWLNDLQHLAYDIDDLLDDLATEAIHRELTEEGGASTSVVRKLIPSCCTSFSQSNRMHAKLDDIATRLQELVEAKNNLGLSVITYEKPKIERYEASLVDESGIVGREDDKKKLLEKLLGDKDESGSQNFSIVPIVGMGGVGKTTLARLLYDEKKVKDHFELRAWVCVSDEFSVPNISRVIYQSVTGENKEFADLNLLQEALKKKLQNKLFLIVLDDIWSESYGDWEKLVGPFHAGTSGSRIIMTTRKEQLLKQLGFSHEDPLHSIDSLQRLSQEDALSLFSQHAFGVPNFDSHPTLRPYGEQFVKKCGGLPLALRILGRLLRTKTDEEEWKSLLDSEIWSLGNEDKIVPVLRLSYNDLSATLKLLFAYCSLFPKDYVFDKEELVLLWMAEGFLQHSAARNSMQQWGQKCFEELLSRSFFQHAPHDKSLFVMHDLLNDMATYVAGDFFSRLDIEIKQEFGKEPLKKQRHMSFVCEDYVVYKRFKPLKGAKSLRTFLALSVGVVGSWITFYLSNKVLNDLLQELPLLRDLSLTHLTISEVPEVVGSMKHLRYLNLSWTSITHLPENVCNLYNLQTLILSSCYKLIKLPESFSKLKDLQHFDMMGSFMLKTMPLGIGELKSLHTLSSDIGLKLTELKNLQNLHGKVCIDGLGNVENSADAREANFSRKRFSELVLDWGDEFNVLRTKSLEKEILNELMPYNGTLEKLRISLYRGVEFPNWVGDPSYRRLTIVSIESCEESTSLPMLGQLPSLKELFIGGMSKVKVVGMEFLGTDLAFPSLEILEFDSMSGWEEWSTKSGAFPCLQELCIEDCPNLVRVSLEALPSLRVLKLRKCGHGVLKSLVDIALSITKLEIDDISGLTDEVWRGMIGCLGAVEEIKISECNEIRYLWESEAEASKLLMNLKMLELRKCENLVSLGEKDKEDNCGSSLTSFSWLGVWNCNSLEHCSCPDSMETLDIWDCDSITSVSFPTGGGQKLKSLVIWDCKKLSEKELGGKEKTRFLIKSKMQMLEFVFIANWPNLKSISELSCFIHLNRLCISECPGMESFPDHELPNLTSLTELTIKKCTSMDASFPRGLWPPKLCRLEIGELKKPISEWGPQNFPTSLSHLTLYGGPYDDVKNFAQLSHLLPSSLTSLGIDRFEKLDSVSTGLQHLTSLQHLFICNCPKTVDLPEKLLSSLLVLRIVKCPNLKEKSCKGGSYWPLISLIPYLDIDE; translated from the coding sequence ATGGCTGAAATCgttctttctgccttcttgacaGTGGTCTTTGAAAAACTGGCATCTGAAGCCTTGAAGAAGATTGTTCGCTCCAAAGGAATTGAATCTGAGCTCAAGAAACTGAAGAAGACATTAGACCAAATCCAAGATCTGCTTAACGACGCTTCCCAGAAGGAAGTAACTAATGAAGCCGTTAAAAGATGGCTGAATGATCTCCAACATTTGGCTTATGACATAGACGACCTACTTGATGATCTTGCAACAGAAGCTATTCATCGTGAGTTGACCGAGGAGGGTGGAGCCTCCACCAGTGTGGTAAGAAAACTAATCCCAAGTTGTTGCACAAGTTTCTCACAAAGTAATAGGATGCATGCCAAGTTAGATGATATTGCCACCAGGTTACAAGAACTGGTAGAGGCAAAAAATAATCTTGGTTTAAGTGTGATAACATATGAAAAGCCAAAAATTGAAAGGTATGAGGCGTCTTTGGTAGATGAAAGCGGTATTGTCGGACGTGAAGATGATAAGAAAAAATTGCTGGAGAAGCTGTTGGGGGATAAAGATGAATCAGGGAGTCAAAACTTCAGCATCGTGCCCATAGTTGGTATGGGTGGAGTTGGCAAAACAACTCTAGCTAGACTCTTGTATGATGAAAAGAAAGTGAAGGATCACTTCGAACTCAGGGCCTGGGTTTGTGTTTCTGATGAGTTCAGTGTTCCCAATATAAGCAGAGTTATCTATCAATCTGTGACTGGGGAAAACAAGGAATTTGCAGATTTAAATCTGCTTCAAGAAGCTCTTAAAAAGAAACTTCAGAACAAACTATTTTTAATAGTTTTAGATGATATATGGTCTGAAAGCTATGGTGATTGGGAGAAATTAGTGGGCCCATTTCATGCTGGGACTTCTGGAAGTAGAATAATCATGACTACTCGGAAGGAGCAATTACTCAAACAGCTGGGTTTTTCTCATGAAGACCCTCTGCATAGCATAGACTCCCTGCAACGTCTATCACAAGAAGATGCTTTGTCTTTGTTTTCTCAACACGCATTTGGTGTACCTAACTTTGATTCACATCCAACACTAAGGCCATATGGGGAACAGTTTGTGAAAAAATGTGGGGGATTGCCTTTGGCTTTAAGAATACTTGGAAGGTTATTAAGGACAAAAACAGATGAGGAAGAATGGAAATCTCTGTTGGATAGTGAGATATGGAGTTTAGGAAATGAAGATAAGATTGTTCCTGTTCTTAGACTAAGCTACAATGATCTTTCTGCCACTTTGAAGTTGTTGTTTGCATACTGCTCTTTGTTCCCCAAGGACTATGTGTTTGACAAAGAGGAGTTGGTTCTGCTGTGGATGGCGGAAGGGTTTTTGCAACACTCTGCTGCAAGAAATTCAATGCAGCAGTGGGGTCAGAAATGTTTTGAAGAGTTGCTGTCAAGGTCATTTTTTCAACATGCTCCTCATGACAAATCGTTGTTTGTGATGCATGACCTCCTGAATGACATGGCCACATATGTTGCTGGAGACTTTTTTTCAAGGTTAGACATTGAGATAAAACAGGAATTTGGGAAGGAACCTTTGAAAAAGCAACGACATATGTCATTTGTTTGTGAGGATTATGTGGTTTACAAAAGGTTTAAGCCATTAAAAGGAGCTAAAAGTTTGAGAACATTTTTAGCATTGTCTGTTGGGGTGGTAGGAAGTTGGATAacattttatttatcaaataaggtccTGAATGACTTACTTCAGGAGTTACCATTGTTAAGGGACCTAAGTTTGACTCATCTTACAATAAGTGAGGTACCAGAAGTGGTGGGTAGTATGAAGCACTTGCGGTATCTTAATCTATCTTGGACTTCAATTACCCATTTACCGGAAAATGTCTGCAATCTTTATAATTTACAGACGTTGATTCTTTCTAGCTGTTATAAATTGATTAAGTTGCCCGAGAGCTTCTCAAAGCTTAAAGATTTGCAGCATTTTGACATGATGGGTAGTTTCATGTTGAAGACGATGCCCTTAGGGATTGGTGAGTTGAAAAGTCTTCACACTCTCTCCAGTGATATTGGCTTAAAATTAACCGAGCTTAAGAACTTGCAAAATCTCCATGGGAAAGTTTGTATTGATGGGCTGGGAAATGTGGAAAATTCAGCGGACGCACGTGAGGCGAACTTCTCTCGAAAAAGGTTTAGTGAGTTAGTGTTGGATTGGGGTGATGAGTTTAATGTCCTTCGAACAAAATCACTTGAAAAAGAGATCCTCAATGAGCTGATGCCTTATAATGGTACTCTAGAAAAACTCAGAATTTCTTTATATAGAGGTGTAGAGTTTCCAAATTGGGTTGGGGATCCATCCTATCGTCGGTTGACTATAGTGTCGATAGAAAGCTGTGAAGAATCAACCTCTCTACCAATGCTTGGGCAACTACCATCACTGAAGGAGCTGTTTATTGGTGGGATGAGTAAGGTGAAGGTTGTAGGTATGGAGTTTCTTGGGACCGATCTTGCATTTCCTTCACTTGAAATCCTAGAGTTTGATAGTATGTCAGGGTGGGAGGAATGGTCAACAAAGAGTGGGGCGTTTCCTTGCCTTCAAGAGCTTTGTATTGAAGATTGTCCTAATCTGGTCCGGGTCTCCCTTGAAGCACTACCTTCACTAAGGGTTCTGAAACTAAGAAAATGTGGTCATGGTGTATTGAAAAGCCTGGTTGATATAGCTTTGTCAATCACCAAGTTGGAAATAGATGATATTTCAGGGCTTACTGACGAGGTGTGGAGAGGTATGATTGGGTGTCTAGGGGCAGTTGAAGAAATAAAAATCAGCGAATGTAATGAAATAAGATACTTGTGGGAATCAGAAGCAGAGGCAAGTAAGCTTCTTATGAATTTAAAGATGTTGGAGTTaagaaaatgtgaaaatttgGTGAGTTTAGGGGAGAAAGATAAGGAGGATAATTGTGGGAGCAGCCTAACATCTTTTAGTTGGTTGGGAGTATGGAATTGTAACAGCTTGGAGCATTGCAGTTGTCCTGATAGCATGGAGACTTTGGATATTTGGGATTGTGATTCAATTACATCCGTCTCCTTCCCAACAGGAGGAGGGCAGAAGCTCAAGTCACTTGTCATTTGGGATTGCAAGAAACTATCGGAAAAGGAGTTGGGAGGAAAAGAGAAGACAAGGTTTCTTATAAAATCAAAAATGCAGATGCTTGAATTTGTATTTATAGCTAATTGGCCAAATCTGAAATCCAtcagtgaattgagttgcttcaTTCACCTGAACAGATTATGTATATCAGAGTGTCCAGGTATGGAGTCATTTCCTGACCATGAGTTGCCGAATCTCACCTCGTTAACAGAACTAACAATTAAAAAGTGTACAAGTATGGATGCATCCTTTCCTCGTGGGCTTTGGCCTCCGAAATTGTGTCGGCTTGAAATAGGAGAGTTGAAGAAGCCCATCTCAGAGTGGGGCCCACAGAATTTCCCAACCTCACTTTCTCACTTAACATTGTATGGCGGACCATATGATGATGTGAAAAACTTTGCGCAGTTGTCCCATCTTTTACCTTCATCTCTTACTTCTCTTGGCATAGATCGATTTGAGAAACTGGATTCGGTTTCAACGGGACTCCAACACCTCACCTCCCTCCAACATCTCTTCATTTGCAACTGCCCAAAGACGGTGGATCTACCAGAAAAGTTGTTGTCTTCACTTCTGGTTTTGAGAATAGTAAAATGCCCAAATTTGAAAGAAAAGAGTTGCAAAGGAGGCTCCTATTGGCCCCTCATCTCCCTTATCCCCTACTTGGACATAGACGAGTAA